From the bacterium genome, the window AAATTTTAAAATATGGAATTCTTTTACTGGTGAAAGACATTTTATTAAAGAAGATTTAAAAAGTTTTTCCACATTAAATTTTGAAATTACTTATAGAACTAAATTTGAAATTGGTTTTGGTATTTATAATATACTTAATGAAGAATATGAAATTGCTCCGGATTATCCAGGGGAAGGAAGAAAGTTTCTCATTTATTTTAAATTTTGAAAATAATAAGTAAAAAACTTGACAAAATTAAAAATATAAGGTAAAAATAAACTTGACAAGATTAAAAAGATAGTGTACATTAAGAATAGATGCTGCAGAAAATTAAAATGTTATTAAAAAAGAAAGGAGGTGAAAAAAGATGAAAAGGAAAGGGTTTACATTAATTGAATTGCTGGTAGTAATTGCTATCATAGCGATTCTTGCAGCGATGTTACTGCCAGCACTTGCAAGAGCAAGAGAACAGGCAAGAAGAGGTGTATGTGTGAGTAATTTAAAACAACTTGGACTTGCTTTACATATGTATGCTCAGGATTATGATGAGAGATTTCCAACAAACATTGATAAAAATGCACCAACAGGTCATGATGTGGCTGTTTCTTTACAACTTCTTACAGGTCAGTTAAATGAATCAGATGCCCTAAAGGAAGGAGTTGTTTATGTGAAAGACCCTGGTGTATTTGTATGTCCATCTTCAGCAGAAACAAAATCAGACACAGGATTAATATGCCAGAGAACTTGTTCCTATGTTTATGCTTTGCCTTTACATGAACAAACAGCACAGGAAACAGCAATTATGGCAGATAGATGGGCAAGGTCTCTTTCAACAGCAAACTCTGCTCTTTATGCTATAGAAAGTACAACTTATGACCTTGAAACACAGGATAATCATGGAACAGAAGGAATTAATGTTTTATATGTAAGCGGTAATGTAAAATGGGTTGCTTCTTATAAGAAAAGTGGAAATTATTATTTACCAACATCTGAATTACCTAACTGTACAAATGGTTCAACAACTGCTTTGAGAATACCGAGACCATAAAATGAAAAATTATTGTTTTGAAAATTTGGAAGAAAGGAGGTGAAAAAAAATGAGAAAAAGAGGATTTACATTGATTGAATTGCTGGTAGTAGTTGCTATCATAGCGATTCTTGCAGCGATGCTTTTACCAGCACTTGCACGTGCTCGTGAGACAGCAAGAAGAGGTGTATGTGTGAGTAATTTAAAACAGATAGGGCTTGCTCTTAAAATGTATGCCCAGGATTATGATGAAAATTTTCCAGATGTAAGTGGTGCTGCTGCTCCTCCTGGGCAAACTGGTGAAGACGGTAATGTGATTATGGCTTTTAATAAATTACTC encodes:
- a CDS encoding DUF1559 domain-containing protein, whose translation is MKRKGFTLIELLVVIAIIAILAAMLLPALARAREQARRGVCVSNLKQLGLALHMYAQDYDERFPTNIDKNAPTGHDVAVSLQLLTGQLNESDALKEGVVYVKDPGVFVCPSSAETKSDTGLICQRTCSYVYALPLHEQTAQETAIMADRWARSLSTANSALYAIESTTYDLETQDNHGTEGINVLYVSGNVKWVASYKKSGNYYLPTSELPNCTNGSTTALRIPRP